The Leifsonia williamsii genome includes a region encoding these proteins:
- a CDS encoding polyprenyl synthetase family protein gives MPRSVPAVRRPPSLTSQLGLTERIFIRGEDRELAAAVDAGLAEVEEGLHREMRFADNLADVTARYLLEAGGKRVRPMLTLLAAQLGRGATPEVLQAARAVEITHLASLYHDDVMDDSQMRRGVPSAQFVWGNSVAVLTGDLLFARASKLVSALGERAIQLQADTFERLCLGQLHETIGPQEGEDPVAHYIRVLEDKTGSLIAVAAQMGVVFSGAPEEYEQPVVTFGEKIGVAFQIIDDVIDLSPKGVAETGKTPGNDLRAGVATLPVLRLQERAATDPEAADLLERLERDVIGTADEGPATPEATAAIAALREHEVTQQTLEEAHRWAREAVEALAPLPDGPVKKALVRFADTIVERSS, from the coding sequence GTGCCACGTAGTGTTCCGGCTGTGCGGCGACCGCCGTCGCTGACCAGCCAGCTGGGGCTCACCGAGCGGATCTTCATCCGCGGGGAGGATCGCGAGCTGGCCGCCGCCGTCGATGCGGGGCTCGCCGAGGTCGAGGAGGGGCTGCACCGCGAGATGCGGTTCGCCGACAACCTCGCCGACGTGACCGCGCGCTACCTCCTGGAGGCCGGCGGCAAGCGGGTGCGGCCCATGCTCACGCTGCTCGCCGCCCAGCTCGGCAGGGGTGCGACGCCCGAGGTGCTGCAGGCGGCCAGGGCCGTCGAGATCACGCACCTCGCCTCCCTCTATCACGACGACGTCATGGACGACTCGCAGATGCGCCGCGGGGTGCCGAGCGCGCAGTTCGTCTGGGGCAACTCGGTCGCCGTGCTGACCGGCGACCTGCTGTTCGCGCGGGCGAGCAAGCTCGTCTCGGCGCTCGGCGAGCGCGCCATCCAGCTGCAGGCCGACACGTTCGAGCGGCTCTGCCTCGGCCAGCTGCACGAGACCATCGGCCCGCAGGAGGGCGAGGACCCCGTCGCGCACTACATCCGCGTGCTGGAGGACAAGACCGGCTCCCTGATCGCCGTCGCGGCGCAGATGGGCGTGGTCTTCTCGGGGGCGCCGGAGGAGTACGAGCAGCCGGTGGTGACCTTCGGCGAGAAGATCGGCGTCGCCTTCCAGATCATCGACGACGTCATCGACCTGTCGCCGAAGGGTGTCGCCGAGACGGGCAAGACGCCGGGCAACGACCTCCGCGCCGGCGTCGCCACCCTGCCGGTGCTTCGGCTGCAGGAGCGGGCCGCCACCGACCCGGAGGCCGCCGACCTGCTCGAGCGGCTCGAGCGCGACGTCATCGGCACCGCCGACGAAGGGCCCGCGACACCGGAGGCGACCGCGGCCATCGCGGCGCTGCGCGAGCACGAGGTGACGCAGCAGACCCTGGAGGAGGCGCACCGCTGGGCGCGCGAGGCGGTCGAGGCGCTCGCGCCCCTGCCCGACGGGCCCGTGAAGAAGGCGCTGGTGCGGTTCGCCGACACCATCGTCGAACGATCCAGCTGA
- a CDS encoding FAD-dependent oxidoreductase, whose protein sequence is MTKLRLAIVGAGPAGIYAADILLRAERSFDVSIDLFEQLPAPYGLVRYGVAPDHPRIKGIITALREVLDRGDIRIFGNVNYGTDITLDDLKRHYNAVIFATGAVHDSPLDIPGIDLEGSYGAADFVSWFDGHPDVPRTWPLEAQSVAVIGNGNVALDISRMLAKHADDLLPTEIPDNVYEILKGSPVTDVHVFGRRGPAQVKFTPLELRELGELRDVDMILYDEDFEYDEQSKAAIASNKQVMVIDRVLQQWRKREVGSASRRLHLHFYAKPLEVVGDEDGRVKAFRYERTEPDGEGGVRGTGEIREVEVQALYRAVGYFGSPLPGIPFDARHGVIPNHEGQVLRPDDNERMYGVYATGWIKRGPVGLIGHTKSDAMETIKHVINDQGNWWSPADPAEESVENLLRERGVEYTNLDGWHNLDAHEQALGAERGRVRIKVVPRDEMVQVSNAVPAQAD, encoded by the coding sequence ATGACCAAACTCCGACTGGCCATCGTCGGCGCCGGCCCGGCGGGCATCTACGCCGCCGACATCCTGCTCAGGGCGGAACGCAGCTTCGACGTGTCGATCGACCTGTTCGAGCAGCTGCCCGCCCCCTACGGGCTGGTGCGGTACGGCGTCGCGCCCGACCACCCGCGCATCAAGGGCATCATCACCGCGCTGCGCGAGGTGCTCGACCGGGGTGACATCCGCATCTTCGGCAACGTGAACTACGGCACCGACATCACGCTCGACGACCTCAAGCGGCACTACAACGCCGTGATCTTCGCGACGGGCGCCGTGCACGACTCCCCGCTCGACATCCCGGGCATCGACCTCGAGGGCTCGTACGGCGCCGCCGACTTCGTGAGCTGGTTCGACGGCCACCCCGACGTGCCGCGCACCTGGCCGCTGGAGGCGCAGTCGGTCGCCGTCATCGGCAACGGCAACGTCGCGCTCGACATCTCGCGCATGCTGGCGAAGCACGCCGACGACCTGCTGCCGACGGAGATCCCGGACAACGTGTACGAGATCCTGAAGGGGTCGCCCGTCACCGACGTGCACGTCTTCGGCCGCCGCGGGCCCGCGCAGGTGAAGTTCACCCCGTTGGAGCTGCGCGAGCTGGGCGAGCTGCGCGACGTCGACATGATCCTCTACGACGAGGACTTCGAGTACGACGAGCAGTCGAAGGCGGCGATCGCGAGCAACAAGCAGGTCATGGTCATCGACCGGGTGCTGCAGCAGTGGCGCAAGCGGGAGGTGGGCTCGGCGTCGCGCCGGCTGCACCTGCATTTCTACGCCAAGCCGCTGGAGGTCGTCGGCGACGAGGACGGCCGCGTGAAGGCGTTCCGGTACGAGCGCACGGAGCCGGACGGCGAGGGCGGCGTGCGCGGCACGGGCGAGATCCGCGAGGTGGAGGTGCAGGCGCTGTACCGCGCGGTCGGCTACTTCGGCTCGCCGCTGCCCGGCATCCCGTTCGACGCGCGCCACGGCGTGATCCCGAACCACGAGGGTCAGGTGCTGCGGCCGGACGACAACGAGCGCATGTACGGCGTGTATGCGACCGGGTGGATCAAGCGCGGCCCCGTGGGGCTCATCGGTCACACCAAGTCGGATGCCATGGAGACGATCAAGCATGTGATCAACGATCAGGGCAACTGGTGGTCTCCCGCAGACCCCGCGGAGGAATCTGTGGAGAACCTGTTGCGCGAGCGGGGTGTGGAGTACACGAACCTCGACGGCTGGCACAACCTCGACGCGCACGAGCAGGCGCTCGGCGCCGAGCGCGGCCGCGTGAGGATCAAGGTCGTGCCGCGCGACGAGATGGTGCAGGTGTCGAACGCGGTGCCGGCCCAGGCGGACTGA
- the ubiE gene encoding bifunctional demethylmenaquinone methyltransferase/2-methoxy-6-polyprenyl-1,4-benzoquinol methylase UbiE encodes MSKADLSKQPAQVAAMFDEVSTHYDRTNTVLSMGNAALWRVATTRAVAPQAGETILDVAAGTGTSSASLARNGANVVAADFSEGMIEVGRQRQAGNPFVSFVQADATALPFDDDTFDAVTISFGLRNIVDPQKALAEFFRVLKPGGRVVICEFSRPPLAPLRAGYGLYLKYGMPLLAKAASSNPAAYEYLMESIQAWPSQPALAGWLREVGFERVAWRNLTAGIVALHRGWKPERTAAPVEANGAASDEAAPASDGGALPEAAVVSEVAAPAKAAPKKAAASAAKPKPAASAAKPKPKPVAATKPAPASKPEPSPDASAAKPKPAASGAAKPKPAASGAAKPKPAASGAAKPKPAASGAAKPKPTPAAPAEPAGASGGGARSEESARPAGPAGPAGGPSSVPSEGE; translated from the coding sequence GTGAGTAAGGCCGACCTCAGCAAGCAGCCCGCCCAGGTCGCCGCCATGTTCGACGAGGTGTCGACCCACTACGACCGGACCAACACCGTCCTCTCGATGGGGAACGCGGCGCTCTGGCGAGTGGCGACGACGCGAGCCGTCGCGCCGCAGGCGGGCGAGACCATCCTCGATGTGGCGGCCGGAACCGGCACCTCCAGCGCGTCGCTCGCCCGCAACGGGGCCAACGTGGTCGCCGCCGACTTCTCCGAGGGGATGATCGAGGTCGGCCGCCAGCGCCAGGCGGGCAACCCGTTCGTGAGCTTCGTGCAGGCGGACGCGACGGCCCTCCCGTTCGACGACGACACGTTCGACGCCGTCACCATCTCGTTCGGCCTCCGCAACATCGTCGACCCGCAGAAGGCGCTCGCCGAGTTCTTCCGCGTCCTCAAGCCGGGCGGCCGCGTCGTGATCTGCGAGTTCTCGCGTCCGCCGCTGGCCCCGCTGCGCGCGGGCTACGGCCTCTACCTCAAGTACGGCATGCCCCTCCTCGCCAAGGCGGCCAGCTCGAACCCGGCCGCGTACGAGTACCTGATGGAGTCCATCCAGGCCTGGCCGAGCCAGCCCGCCCTCGCCGGCTGGCTCCGCGAGGTCGGCTTCGAACGCGTGGCCTGGCGCAACCTCACCGCCGGCATCGTCGCCCTGCACCGCGGCTGGAAGCCGGAGCGGACGGCTGCGCCGGTCGAGGCGAACGGTGCGGCTTCCGACGAGGCGGCCCCGGCTTCGGACGGCGGCGCCCTGCCTGAAGCCGCTGTCGTTTCAGAAGTAGCTGCGCCCGCCAAGGCCGCGCCGAAGAAGGCAGCTGCGTCTGCCGCGAAGCCGAAGCCTGCCGCGTCTGCCGCGAAGCCGAAGCCGAAGCCCGTGGCCGCCACGAAGCCCGCGCCTGCCTCGAAGCCCGAGCCGAGCCCCGACGCATCGGCCGCCAAGCCGAAGCCTGCCGCCTCCGGCGCTGCGAAGCCCAAGCCTGCCGCGTCCGGCGCTGCGAAGCCGAAGCCTGCCGCGTCCGGCGCCGCCAAGCCCAAGCCTGCCGCCTCTGGCGCTGCCAAGCCGAAGCCCACCCCCGCCGCGCCCGCCGAGCCCGCCGGGGCATCCGGCGGGGGCGCGCGCTCCGAAGAGTCAGCGCGGCCCGCGGGGCCCGCGGGGCCTGCCGGGGGTCCGTCGTCCGTCCCGTCCGAGGGGGAGTAG
- a CDS encoding polyphosphate kinase 2 family protein, producing MGRETYWKSDPDELLRVAGDFRLADRDTGATPGFDGDKKDGQKALAEGAGILADLQERLFAAGTHGERRSVLLVLQAMDTAGKGGIVSHVVGAMNPGGVRYAGFKKPTPEELAHDFLWRVEKRLPAAGEVGVFDRSHYEDVLVARVHELAPPDEIERRYRAINDFEREVSESGTTIVKVMLHLGKDEQRDRLQARLDEPDKHWKFNPGDVDERLRWDDYQEAYQLVFDRTSTPYAPWYVVPADHKWYARIAVQHLLIDALESLNLEWPEADYDVEEQKARLAAS from the coding sequence GTGGGGCGCGAGACGTACTGGAAGAGCGATCCCGACGAGCTGCTGCGGGTAGCCGGCGACTTCCGGCTGGCCGACCGGGACACCGGGGCGACGCCGGGGTTCGACGGCGACAAGAAGGACGGGCAGAAGGCGCTCGCCGAGGGCGCCGGCATCCTCGCCGACCTGCAGGAGCGGCTGTTCGCGGCGGGGACGCACGGCGAGCGGCGCAGTGTGCTGCTGGTGCTGCAGGCGATGGACACCGCGGGCAAGGGCGGCATCGTCTCGCACGTCGTCGGCGCGATGAACCCGGGCGGCGTGCGCTACGCGGGCTTCAAGAAGCCGACGCCGGAGGAGCTCGCGCACGACTTCCTCTGGCGCGTCGAGAAGCGGCTGCCCGCGGCGGGGGAGGTGGGCGTCTTCGACCGCTCCCACTACGAGGACGTGCTCGTCGCGCGCGTGCACGAGCTCGCGCCTCCCGACGAGATCGAGCGCCGGTACCGCGCGATCAACGACTTCGAGCGCGAGGTGTCCGAGAGCGGGACCACGATCGTCAAGGTGATGCTGCACCTGGGCAAGGACGAGCAGCGCGACCGGTTGCAGGCGCGACTCGACGAGCCCGACAAGCACTGGAAGTTCAACCCCGGCGACGTGGACGAGCGCCTCCGCTGGGACGACTACCAGGAGGCGTACCAGCTCGTCTTCGACCGCACCTCCACGCCGTATGCGCCCTGGTACGTCGTGCCCGCCGACCACAAGTGGTACGCGCGCATCGCGGTGCAGCACCTGCTCATCGACGCGCTGGAGTCGCTGAACCTCGAGTGGCCGGAGGCGGACTACGACGTGGAGGAGCAGAAGGCGCGGCTCGCGGCCTCCTGA
- a CDS encoding isochorismate synthase has translation MTAPATTRRATDVTALAVETTPLDDVRQLIPFLDSRHPLVWLRKGEGIAGIGEALRLEFTGPDRIREASRVWRETAALATVEDAVHTPGTGLVAFGTFAFADDSAATSTLIVPEIVLGRRAGRSWITRIRRIDDTGDPTADQTTSGAGAQAPGSSAASRRPTTNAPLPQPTAFGDEYRLSLLPGALGGEGYKAAVASAVERIREHGLSKVVLARDLGGHLPRESDVRRALVELALGYPECWTFAVDGLIGSSPETLVRVHHGTVTARVLAGTVSRGRDAASDTAAAASLTASAKDQGEHRFAVSSVLDALGPHSADLEADDEPFTLKLPNLWHLATDIAGTLSDGSSSLDLAEALHPTAAVAGTPRRDALALIHELEPFDRGRYAGPVGWVGGDGDGEWAIALRCAQLTDDGDLTAYAGAGIVADSDPERELAETTMKFRPVVEAFG, from the coding sequence GTGACAGCACCAGCGACCACGCGACGAGCGACGGACGTGACGGCTCTCGCGGTCGAGACCACCCCCCTCGACGACGTCCGCCAGCTCATCCCCTTCCTCGACTCCCGCCACCCGCTCGTGTGGCTCCGCAAGGGAGAGGGGATCGCCGGGATCGGCGAGGCGCTGCGACTGGAGTTCACCGGGCCCGACCGCATCCGCGAGGCCTCCCGGGTCTGGCGCGAGACGGCCGCGCTCGCCACCGTCGAGGACGCCGTGCACACCCCCGGCACCGGGCTGGTCGCCTTCGGCACGTTCGCCTTCGCCGACGACAGCGCCGCGACCAGCACGCTGATCGTGCCCGAGATCGTCCTCGGCCGCCGCGCGGGCCGCAGCTGGATCACCCGCATCCGCCGGATCGACGACACCGGCGACCCGACGGCCGACCAGACGACGAGCGGAGCCGGCGCGCAGGCGCCCGGCTCCTCCGCCGCCTCCCGCCGCCCCACGACGAACGCGCCGCTCCCCCAGCCCACCGCCTTCGGCGACGAGTACCGGCTGAGCCTGCTGCCCGGCGCCCTCGGCGGCGAGGGTTACAAGGCGGCGGTCGCGTCCGCCGTCGAGCGCATCCGTGAGCACGGGCTGTCGAAGGTCGTGCTCGCCCGCGACCTCGGCGGTCACCTGCCGCGCGAGTCCGACGTGCGCCGCGCCCTCGTGGAGCTCGCGCTCGGCTACCCGGAGTGCTGGACGTTCGCGGTCGACGGCCTCATCGGCTCCTCCCCCGAGACCCTGGTGCGCGTCCACCACGGCACGGTCACCGCCCGCGTGCTGGCCGGCACCGTTTCGCGCGGGCGCGACGCCGCCTCCGACACCGCCGCCGCGGCCTCCCTCACCGCCAGCGCGAAGGACCAGGGCGAGCACCGCTTCGCGGTCTCCAGCGTGCTCGACGCCCTCGGCCCGCACAGCGCCGACCTGGAGGCGGACGACGAGCCCTTCACACTCAAGCTGCCGAACCTGTGGCACCTCGCGACCGACATCGCCGGCACGCTGAGCGACGGCTCCAGCTCGCTCGACCTCGCCGAGGCGCTGCACCCGACCGCCGCGGTCGCGGGCACGCCCCGTCGGGACGCGCTCGCGCTCATCCACGAGCTCGAGCCGTTCGACCGCGGCCGGTACGCCGGACCCGTCGGCTGGGTGGGCGGCGACGGCGACGGGGAGTGGGCCATCGCGCTGCGCTGCGCGCAACTGACTGACGACGGCGACCTCACCGCCTACGCGGGAGCGGGCATCGTCGCGGACTCGGACCCCGAGCGCGAGCTCGCAGAGACGACGATGAAGTTCCGCCCGGTGGTGGAGGCGTTCGGCTGA